In Pseudomonas sp. MYb327, one DNA window encodes the following:
- a CDS encoding putative RNA methyltransferase, translated as MLACPICSEPLNAVDNGVACPAGHRFDRARQGYLNLLPVQHKNSRDPGDNQAMVEARRDFLNAGHYAPVAKRLAELAASYAPQRWLDIGCGEGYYTAQIADALPEADGYALDISREAVKRACKRDPRLTWLIASMARVPLASGSCQFLASVFSPLDWEEAKRLLSPGGGLMKVGPTSGHLMELRERLYDEVREYIDDKHLDLVPDGMALQHSETLTFKLTLESGQDRANLLAMTPHGWRASAERRAAVIEQAEPFEVTVSMRYDYFVLQ; from the coding sequence ATGCTGGCTTGCCCGATCTGCAGCGAACCGCTGAACGCGGTGGACAATGGCGTGGCGTGCCCCGCCGGGCATCGCTTCGACCGTGCGCGCCAGGGTTACCTGAACCTGTTGCCGGTGCAGCACAAGAACAGCCGTGACCCTGGCGATAACCAGGCAATGGTCGAAGCCCGTCGCGACTTCTTGAACGCCGGGCACTACGCACCAGTGGCCAAGCGTCTGGCTGAGTTGGCAGCGAGTTATGCGCCGCAACGCTGGCTCGACATCGGTTGTGGCGAGGGTTACTACACCGCGCAAATCGCCGATGCCTTGCCGGAGGCCGATGGCTACGCCCTGGACATTTCCCGGGAAGCGGTCAAACGCGCCTGCAAACGTGACCCTCGGTTGACCTGGTTGATCGCCAGCATGGCCCGTGTGCCATTGGCCTCGGGCAGTTGCCAGTTTCTGGCCAGCGTCTTCAGCCCGTTGGATTGGGAAGAAGCCAAACGCCTGCTCAGTCCTGGCGGCGGCCTGATGAAAGTCGGACCGACCAGCGGCCACCTGATGGAATTGCGCGAGCGTTTGTACGATGAAGTCCGCGAGTACATTGACGACAAGCATCTGGACCTGGTGCCTGACGGCATGGCGCTGCAACACAGCGAAACCCTGACCTTCAAACTGACACTGGAAAGTGGTCAGGATCGGGCGAACTTGTTGGCCATGACCCCCCACGGCTGGCGCGCCAGCGCTGAACGTCGGGCAGCCGTTATCGAACAGGCAGAGCCGTTCGAGGTCACCGTCTCGATGCGCTACGATTATTTCGTTCTTCAATAA
- a CDS encoding cold-shock protein produces MATRETGNVKWFNDAKGYGFIQRADGVDVFVHYRAIRGEGHRSLTEGQQVEYAVVTGEKGLQAEDVVGL; encoded by the coding sequence ATGGCAACACGCGAAACCGGCAACGTGAAGTGGTTCAACGACGCCAAGGGCTACGGTTTTATTCAGCGCGCGGACGGGGTGGATGTGTTCGTGCACTACCGCGCGATTCGCGGTGAGGGGCATCGCTCGCTGACGGAAGGCCAGCAGGTTGAATATGCTGTGGTAACGGGAGAGAAGGGTTTGCAGGCCGAAGACGTCGTCGGTTTGTAA
- the plsB gene encoding glycerol-3-phosphate 1-O-acyltransferase PlsB, which translates to MTRSPFRRLVFGTLRRLLYLWVRSETINQSSFTLNLDRSRPVFYVLQNPSLTDLAVVDTECTKAGLPRPVLPVSVGNLLEPAAFFYLTPDPDWLGRQDKRGAPPTLTRLVSALSQNAAEDAQIIPVSVFWGQSPDSENSPWKLLFADSWAVTGRLRRLLSIIVLGRKTRVQFSAPIHLRELIDHNKGHERTVRMAQRILRVHFRNLKAAVIGPDISHRRNLVKGLINQPLVKQAILDEAERENISPEKAKAQALRYGNEIASDYTYTAIRFLEVVLSWFWNKIYDGIKVNHIEGVQKVAQGHEVIYVPCHRSHIDYLLLSYLLFRNGLTPPHIAAGINLNMPVIGSLLRRGGAFFMRRTFKGNPLYTSVFNEYLHTLFTKGFPVEYFVEGGRSRTGRMLQPKTGMLAITLRSFLRSSRMPIVFVPVYIGYERVLEGRTYLGELRGATKKKESIFDIFKVIGALKQRFGQVAVNFGKPIKLAEFLDNEQPDWRKQELGPQFKPAWLNETTNRLGEKVAQHLNEAAAINPVNLVALALLSTSRLALDDRAMARVLDLYLALLRKVPYSPHTTLPEGDGRALIEHVKDMDLLSEQSDALGKILYLDEQNAVLMTYYRNNVLHIFALPALLASFFQSASRMSREQILRYTRALYPYLQSELFIRWSLDELDGVIDQWLEAFVEQGLLRFENDVYLRPAPSSRHFVLLTLLSKSIAQTLQRFYMTVSLLLNSGQNSISAEELEDLCTVMAQRLSILHGLNAPEFFDKSLFRHFIQTMLDLDVLKRDEAGKLSYHELLGELAEGAAKRVLPAEIRLSIRQVALHRSEDAADQALSNPTVTS; encoded by the coding sequence ATGACCCGTTCCCCGTTCCGCCGTCTTGTGTTTGGCACCCTGCGCCGACTGTTGTACCTCTGGGTTCGCTCGGAGACGATCAACCAGTCGTCGTTCACCCTCAACCTCGACCGCAGTCGTCCGGTGTTCTACGTCCTGCAAAACCCCTCGCTGACCGACCTCGCCGTGGTCGACACCGAATGCACCAAGGCTGGTTTGCCACGCCCGGTGCTGCCGGTCTCTGTGGGCAACCTGTTGGAACCGGCCGCATTCTTTTACCTGACCCCGGACCCCGATTGGCTCGGTCGGCAGGACAAGCGCGGCGCCCCGCCTACCCTGACCCGCCTGGTCAGCGCCCTGAGCCAAAACGCCGCCGAAGATGCGCAGATCATTCCCGTCAGCGTGTTCTGGGGTCAGTCGCCGGACAGCGAAAACAGCCCATGGAAACTCCTGTTCGCTGATAGCTGGGCGGTGACCGGGCGCCTGCGCCGCTTGCTCAGCATCATCGTGCTGGGACGCAAGACCCGCGTGCAATTCTCCGCGCCGATCCACCTGCGCGAGCTGATCGACCACAACAAGGGCCACGAGCGCACCGTACGCATGGCCCAGCGCATCCTGCGGGTGCACTTCCGCAACCTGAAAGCCGCCGTCATCGGCCCGGACATTTCCCACCGTCGTAACCTGGTCAAGGGCCTGATCAACCAGCCATTGGTCAAGCAAGCGATCCTCGACGAAGCCGAGCGCGAGAATATCTCCCCGGAGAAAGCCAAGGCCCAGGCCCTGCGCTACGGCAACGAAATCGCCTCGGACTACACCTACACCGCGATCCGCTTCCTTGAAGTGGTGCTGAGCTGGTTCTGGAACAAGATCTACGACGGCATCAAGGTCAACCACATCGAAGGCGTGCAGAAGGTCGCCCAAGGTCACGAAGTCATCTACGTGCCGTGCCATCGCAGCCACATCGACTACCTGCTGCTTTCATATCTGCTGTTCCGCAACGGTTTGACCCCGCCACACATCGCCGCCGGGATTAACCTCAACATGCCGGTGATCGGCAGCCTGCTGCGTCGTGGCGGCGCATTCTTCATGCGCCGCACCTTCAAGGGCAACCCGCTCTACACCTCGGTGTTCAACGAATACCTGCACACCCTGTTCACCAAGGGCTTCCCGGTGGAGTACTTCGTCGAGGGCGGCCGCTCGCGTACCGGGCGCATGCTGCAACCGAAAACCGGGATGCTGGCGATCACCCTGCGCAGCTTCCTGCGCTCCTCGCGCATGCCGATCGTGTTTGTGCCGGTGTACATCGGTTATGAGCGCGTACTTGAAGGCCGTACTTACCTTGGCGAACTGCGGGGCGCCACCAAGAAAAAAGAATCGATCTTCGACATTTTCAAAGTCATCGGCGCACTTAAGCAGCGCTTCGGTCAGGTGGCGGTGAACTTCGGCAAGCCGATCAAACTGGCGGAATTCCTCGACAACGAACAGCCGGACTGGCGCAAACAGGAACTTGGCCCGCAGTTCAAACCGGCCTGGCTCAACGAAACCACCAACCGCCTCGGCGAAAAAGTCGCACAGCACTTGAACGAAGCGGCGGCGATCAACCCGGTCAATCTGGTGGCGTTAGCGCTGCTGTCCACCAGCCGTTTGGCGTTGGACGATCGCGCCATGGCGCGCGTGCTTGACCTATATCTGGCGCTGTTGCGCAAAGTGCCGTACTCGCCGCACACCACGTTGCCGGAGGGTGATGGCCGGGCCCTGATCGAGCATGTGAAGGACATGGACTTGCTGTCCGAGCAGAGCGACGCCCTGGGCAAGATTCTGTACCTGGACGAGCAAAACGCCGTCCTGATGACCTACTACCGCAACAACGTGCTGCACATTTTCGCGCTACCAGCGTTACTGGCGAGTTTCTTCCAGAGCGCCTCGCGCATGAGCCGCGAACAGATCCTGCGCTATACCCGAGCGCTGTACCCGTACCTGCAATCGGAGCTGTTCATTCGCTGGTCGCTGGATGAACTGGACGGGGTGATCGATCAATGGCTGGAAGCGTTTGTCGAGCAAGGTCTGCTGCGCTTCGAGAACGACGTTTACCTGCGTCCGGCACCGAGTTCACGGCATTTCGTGCTGCTGACGCTGCTGTCAAAAAGCATCGCCCAAACTCTGCAACGCTTCTATATGACCGTTTCCCTGCTGCTCAACAGCGGCCAGAACAGCATCAGCGCTGAAGAACTGGAAGACCTGTGCACGGTGATGGCCCAGCGCCTGTCGATCCTGCACGGCCTGAACGCTCCGGAGTTCTTCGACAAGAGCCTGTTCCGCCACTTCATCCAGACGATGCTCGACCTCGACGTGCTCAAGCGTGATGAAGCCGGCAAGCTGAGCTATCACGAACTGCTCGGTGAATTAGCGGAAGGTGCGGCCAAACGCGTGCTGCCGGCGGAGATTCGCCTGTCGATCCGTCAGGTGGCGTTGCATCGCAGTGAAGATGCGGCGGATCAGGCTCTTTCGAATCCAACTGTAACTTCCTGA
- a CDS encoding DUF4197 domain-containing protein, with protein MFRPTLRFAGLCAGLMISASALALSLNDLSQKDATGGLKDALTQGAQLAVKQLGAPGGFSNNPDVKIELPGKLGKVASKMKQFGMGDQVDQLETSMNKAAETAVTQAQPILVDAVKKMSVDDAKGILSGGNDSATQYLNKTSREQIRAKFLPIVKQATDQVGLAKQYNSFAGQAATLGVVDAKNANVENYVTEQALNGLFEMIGKQEETLRKNPAAAATSLAKKVFGTL; from the coding sequence ATGTTCCGCCCTACCCTCCGTTTCGCCGGCCTGTGCGCAGGTTTGATGATCTCCGCCAGCGCCCTGGCGCTGTCCCTCAACGACCTCTCGCAAAAAGATGCCACTGGCGGTCTCAAGGACGCGCTGACCCAAGGCGCACAACTGGCTGTGAAACAACTCGGTGCACCGGGTGGCTTCAGCAATAACCCCGACGTGAAAATCGAACTGCCGGGCAAACTGGGTAAGGTCGCCAGCAAAATGAAACAGTTCGGCATGGGTGACCAGGTCGACCAGCTGGAAACCAGCATGAACAAAGCGGCGGAAACCGCCGTCACCCAGGCCCAGCCGATCCTCGTGGATGCTGTGAAAAAAATGTCCGTGGACGACGCCAAGGGCATTCTCAGCGGCGGCAACGATTCGGCCACGCAGTACCTGAACAAAACCAGCCGCGAGCAGATCCGCGCCAAGTTCCTGCCAATCGTCAAGCAGGCCACCGACCAGGTTGGCCTGGCCAAGCAATACAACTCGTTCGCCGGGCAAGCCGCCACCCTGGGCGTGGTCGATGCGAAGAATGCCAATGTTGAAAACTACGTTACCGAGCAGGCGCTGAACGGCCTGTTCGAGATGATCGGAAAACAGGAAGAGACCCTGCGTAAGAACCCGGCGGCGGCGGCGACCAGTCTGGCCAAGAAAGTCTTTGGCACGCTCTAA